From Carettochelys insculpta isolate YL-2023 chromosome 3, ASM3395843v1, whole genome shotgun sequence, a single genomic window includes:
- the OPN3 gene encoding LOW QUALITY PROTEIN: opsin-3 (The sequence of the model RefSeq protein was modified relative to this genomic sequence to represent the inferred CDS: deleted 2 bases in 2 codons; substituted 3 bases at 3 genomic stop codons), which produces MYLGNGSGPGPGQQDQRGDLPLFSPRAYELLALLSATIGLQGLGHNLLGLGLAVRFRRLCTPTHLLLLNISLGHVLASLCGGTLTFGSCLRRRWAWGAAGCLGDGFSSSLLGIVSIMTLTVLAYERYIRVVHAKVIDFSWSWRAIAYIWLYSLGWTGAPLLGWNSYTLEIHGLGCSVDWQSKNPSDASFLLFFFLGCLVAPVGIMAYCYGHILYTIRMLRCVKDFQSIQVIKLLKYEKKVAKMCFLMISTFLICWMPYAVVSLLVASGYGGLVTQSXTVAIIPSFFAKSSTAYNPVIYIFMSRKFXQCLLQIWCFRLLRFQRTMKERPVLANEKPIRPIVMSQKVRDRPKKKVTFSSSSIIFVITSDATRXTDNSSKHNGMKVTVIQVKPL; this is translated from the exons ATGTACCTCGGGAACGGCAGCGGGCCCGGCCCGGGGCAGCAGGACCAGCGCGGGGACCTGCCCCTCTTCAGCCCCAGGGCCTACGAGCTCCTG GCGCTGCTCAGCGCCACCATCGGCCTCCAGGGCTTGGGCCAcaacctgctggggctggggctggccgtccGCTTCCGGCGCCtgtgcacccccacccacctcctcctgctcaaCATCAGCCTCGGCCACGTGCTGGCCTCGCTCTGCGGCGGGACCCTCACATTCGGCTCCTGCCTCCGCCGCCGCTGGGCTTGGGGCGCGGCCGGCTGCCTCGGGGACGGCTTCAGCAGCAGCCTCTTGG GAATTGTTTCTATCATGACCCTCACTGTTCTTGCCTACGAGCGCTACATCCGAGTTGTTCATGCAAAAGTGATTGATTTCTCTTGGTCCTGGAGGGCCATCGCCTACATCTGGTTGTACTCCTTAGGTTGGACTGGAGCACCGCTTCTAGGGTGGAACAGCTATACACTGGAGATACATGGACTAGGTTGTTCAGTGGACTGGCAGTCAAAAAATCCCAGTGATGCTTCCTTtttgctctttttctttcttggttGCCTGGTGGCACCTGTTGGGATCATGGCCTATTGCTATGGCCATATTCTATATACAATACGAATG CTTCGCTGTGTTAAGGATTTTCAGTCCATTCAAGTGATCAAACTCCTAAAATATGAAAAGAAAGTggctaaaatgtgt tttttaatgATCTCCACATTCCTTATCTGTTGGATGCCTTATGCAGTGGTTTCCCTTTTAGTAGCTTCTGGTTATGGCGGTCTTGtaactcaaag CTAAACAGTGGCTATCATCCCATCTTTCTTTGCTAAATCAAGCACTGCATATAATCCAGTCATCTACATCTTCATGAGCAGAAAG TTTTGACAGTGCCTTTTGCAGATCTGGTGCTTTCGCCTGCTAAGATTCCAGAGGACCATGAAAGAGAGACCAGTGCTGGCAAATGAAAAGCCAATAAGACCAATAGTTATGTCCCAGAAAGTTAGGGACAGGCCAAAAAAGAAAGTAACTTTCAGCTCttcctcaatcatttttgttattaCTAGTGATGCCACCCGGTAGACAGACAATAGCAGCAAACACAATGGCATGAAAGTAACTGTGATCCAAGTAAAgccactatag